The proteins below are encoded in one region of Paraburkholderia aromaticivorans:
- a CDS encoding peptidoglycan DD-metalloendopeptidase family protein has protein sequence MKTCLSRYAKSGSSMLFAWLLAASLTSCALPAPPARPTHVDEAPPPAPASLPAPVPTLQVPAGFYRVNPGDTQIGVAKAFGREPSAITQWNHLSPADGLRAGQVLRVAPPLVAGASAAASAPSNSLAQARAIFADSPSEPASAKARLAWPVSGLVTAPFVSGKTKGIVVGGRVGEPVRAASGGRVVYAGGRIAAYGKLIILKHDAHLLTAYGNNRALLVKEGTDVKAGEVIAEMGADDKGQASLRFEVRADGKPVDPLEYLPKRQ, from the coding sequence ATGAAAACCTGTTTGTCCCGCTATGCCAAATCGGGCTCTTCCATGCTGTTCGCGTGGCTGCTGGCCGCGTCCTTGACGAGTTGCGCGCTGCCCGCGCCGCCGGCACGTCCGACCCATGTTGACGAAGCACCGCCGCCCGCGCCTGCATCTTTGCCTGCACCGGTGCCGACTTTGCAAGTCCCTGCCGGTTTCTACCGCGTCAATCCCGGCGACACGCAGATCGGCGTCGCCAAGGCGTTCGGTCGCGAGCCTTCGGCGATCACGCAGTGGAACCACTTGTCGCCCGCGGACGGCCTGCGCGCCGGTCAGGTGCTGCGCGTAGCGCCACCGCTAGTTGCCGGCGCCTCGGCCGCAGCCAGCGCGCCATCGAATTCACTCGCGCAAGCGCGCGCAATCTTCGCGGATAGCCCGAGCGAGCCTGCGTCCGCAAAAGCACGACTCGCGTGGCCGGTGAGCGGTCTGGTGACCGCGCCGTTCGTATCGGGCAAGACGAAAGGGATCGTGGTGGGCGGGCGCGTCGGCGAACCGGTGCGGGCGGCGTCGGGCGGCCGGGTGGTCTACGCGGGCGGGCGCATTGCGGCGTACGGCAAGCTGATCATCCTCAAGCACGACGCCCATCTGTTGACGGCGTACGGCAACAACCGCGCGCTGCTCGTCAAGGAAGGCACGGACGTCAAGGCAGGCGAGGTGATCGCCGAAATGGGCGCGGACGACAAAGGCCAGGCGTCGCTGCGCTTCGAAGTGCGCGCGGACGGCAAACCCGTCGATCCGCTCGAGTACCTCCCGAAACGCCAGTAA
- a CDS encoding FecR domain-containing protein encodes MTVSVDGAARGTLVSPGRRSGAWLAAAGLLAMTCFAPVSASTQSSRAPKPRAKAATPVYVSYLTHEGDTLYDIAGRYMRDPNDWAVLSRLNHVPAPRRMPAGIALLLPADKLKQEQESARVIATSGPAEHAFGKNPYVPLAEGTTLGEGDRVRTGDNGFVTLELPDGSHVTVGQNGLLDIGTLRRTTLTGAGDRMLELRNGEVESQVTHATKKDDRFQIRSPSVVAGVRGTRFKVAYDGDARTTAVEVLDGAVGVDPAALGGRASAPLPGVPLQASALLVKARFGSVTRAGGTIGGPVELLPASALTQPAKVQDGKTVAFDLVPADRAVSYRVQIARDADQLDLIRDQRVSEPHADFGDLADGTYFVRIAAIDAHGLEGLPQVYAFERRQFGLAASATQRAGSRDYEFRWFVSRATVETRFRFVLATTADLRHPLVDRTDLSGGQLVVSDLPAGVYYWTIVAEQFENDRFYEKSSAVRSFTLAR; translated from the coding sequence GTGACGGTTTCCGTCGATGGGGCAGCGCGCGGCACCCTGGTTTCGCCGGGCCGCCGCAGTGGCGCATGGCTGGCGGCAGCCGGCCTGCTCGCGATGACCTGTTTCGCGCCGGTGTCGGCGTCCACACAATCGTCGCGCGCGCCGAAGCCACGTGCGAAAGCCGCCACGCCGGTATACGTCTCGTATCTGACCCACGAAGGCGACACGCTCTACGATATCGCCGGCCGCTATATGCGCGACCCGAATGATTGGGCCGTGCTGAGCCGCCTGAATCATGTGCCCGCGCCACGCCGCATGCCGGCCGGCATCGCCTTGCTTCTGCCCGCCGACAAGCTCAAACAGGAACAGGAATCGGCCCGCGTGATCGCGACCAGCGGACCGGCCGAGCACGCGTTCGGCAAGAACCCCTACGTGCCGCTCGCCGAAGGCACGACGCTCGGCGAAGGCGACCGCGTGCGCACCGGGGACAATGGTTTTGTGACGCTGGAATTGCCGGACGGCTCGCACGTCACGGTGGGGCAGAACGGCCTGCTGGATATCGGCACGCTGCGGCGCACCACGCTGACCGGCGCCGGCGATCGCATGCTCGAACTGCGCAACGGCGAAGTCGAAAGCCAGGTCACACACGCGACGAAAAAGGACGACCGCTTCCAGATCCGCTCGCCGTCGGTTGTGGCGGGCGTGCGCGGCACGCGCTTCAAGGTCGCCTACGACGGCGACGCGCGAACCACCGCGGTGGAAGTGCTGGACGGCGCAGTCGGCGTCGACCCGGCCGCGCTCGGCGGCCGTGCCTCGGCGCCGCTGCCCGGCGTGCCGCTGCAGGCCTCCGCGCTACTCGTGAAGGCGCGCTTCGGCAGTGTGACGCGGGCGGGCGGCACGATCGGCGGCCCGGTCGAATTGCTGCCCGCGTCGGCGCTCACTCAGCCGGCCAAGGTGCAGGACGGCAAAACGGTCGCTTTCGATCTCGTGCCGGCCGACCGTGCCGTGAGCTATCGCGTGCAGATCGCGCGCGACGCCGACCAACTCGACCTGATCCGCGACCAGCGCGTGAGCGAGCCACACGCGGATTTCGGCGACCTGGCCGACGGCACCTATTTCGTACGTATCGCCGCGATCGACGCCCACGGTCTCGAAGGCCTGCCGCAGGTGTACGCATTCGAACGCCGCCAGTTCGGATTGGCCGCGTCGGCGACGCAGCGGGCCGGCAGCCGCGACTATGAATTCCGCTGGTTCGTCAGCCGCGCCACGGTCGAGACACGCTTCCGTTTCGTGCTGGCGACCACCGCCGATCTGCGACATCCGCTCGTGGATCGCACCGATCTGTCGGGCGGTCAACTGGTCGTGAGCGATCTGCCCGCCGGCGTCTATTACTGGACGATCGTCGCCGAGCAGTTCGAGAACGACCGCTTCTATGAAAAGAGCAGCGCGGTGCGCTCGTTTACGCTTGCGCGCTGA
- a CDS encoding septal ring lytic transglycosylase RlpA family protein → MTFYLHCFAAGRRTSAVLPVLLLGALLALAGCAQPGTGRDSLSGSAAAARNGQSATQDAAQTGDIDASRASDTASDEPPPNPVANDDAASSTPACACGNTLRQTGMASWYGKQFNGRRTASGERYDMHAFTAAHRTLPLGACVRVTALGGARSVIVRINDRGPFVRGRIIDLSYAAAQALGFGSAGKAQVTVERVATARRCLEAAA, encoded by the coding sequence ATGACTTTCTATTTACATTGCTTTGCGGCGGGCCGGCGCACGTCCGCAGTCTTGCCAGTCTTGCTGCTCGGCGCGCTGCTCGCGCTGGCCGGATGTGCACAACCGGGCACCGGTCGCGATTCGCTGAGCGGCAGTGCTGCCGCCGCACGCAACGGGCAAAGTGCAACACAGGACGCGGCGCAAACCGGCGACATCGACGCATCGCGCGCATCAGACACCGCGAGTGACGAGCCGCCGCCCAATCCAGTGGCGAACGACGATGCCGCATCGTCCACGCCCGCCTGCGCATGCGGCAACACGCTCCGGCAAACCGGTATGGCGAGTTGGTACGGCAAGCAGTTCAACGGACGCCGCACCGCGAGCGGCGAGCGCTACGACATGCACGCGTTCACCGCGGCGCATCGCACCTTGCCGTTGGGCGCATGCGTACGGGTGACGGCGCTCGGCGGCGCGCGCTCGGTGATCGTTCGCATCAACGATCGTGGGCCGTTCGTGCGCGGACGGATCATCGATCTGTCGTATGCCGCCGCGCAGGCGCTCGGCTTCGGTTCGGCAGGTAAAGCGCAGGTCACGGTGGAACGCGTCGCGACGGCACGCCGCTGCCTGGAAGCCGCCGCCTGA
- a CDS encoding response regulator transcription factor: MRIAVLDDDSAQADLVCQTLSAAGHICHAYGAGRELVRQLRRQTFDLLVLDWNVPDMSGEEVLRWVRESLSERLPVLFMTSRGRETDITSILNTGADDYVVKPVSAAVLLARVGSLLRRAYHLKPPAAKEVFGEFEFDLGAKHVVVRGTTVAVTQKEFELALLLFQHLSRPLSRAHILDVIWKQATDIPSRTMDTHVSMLRSKLGLRPEQGYRLTPIYGYGYRLERIDSAAPPAPAGERPEAGEA, encoded by the coding sequence ATGAGAATTGCTGTCCTGGATGACGATTCGGCTCAGGCCGACCTTGTTTGCCAAACGCTGTCGGCGGCGGGCCATATCTGTCACGCGTACGGTGCGGGCCGCGAACTGGTGCGGCAGTTGCGGCGCCAGACGTTCGATCTGCTGGTGCTCGACTGGAACGTGCCCGACATGTCGGGCGAAGAGGTGCTGCGCTGGGTGCGCGAAAGCCTCTCGGAGCGCCTGCCGGTGCTGTTCATGACGAGCCGCGGCCGCGAAACCGACATCACGTCGATTCTCAACACAGGCGCGGACGACTATGTCGTCAAACCGGTGTCCGCCGCGGTCTTGCTGGCGCGCGTCGGCTCACTCTTGCGCCGCGCGTACCACCTCAAGCCGCCCGCGGCGAAGGAAGTCTTCGGCGAATTCGAATTCGATCTGGGCGCCAAGCACGTGGTGGTGCGCGGCACGACGGTCGCCGTCACGCAGAAGGAGTTCGAACTCGCGCTCCTGCTGTTCCAGCATCTGAGCCGGCCGCTGTCGCGTGCGCATATTCTCGACGTGATCTGGAAGCAGGCGACCGACATTCCGTCGCGCACCATGGACACCCACGTGTCGATGCTGCGCAGCAAGCTCGGTTTGCGCCCGGAGCAGGGCTATCGGCTGACGCCGATTTACGGCTATGGCTACCGGCTGGAGCGAATCGATTCCGCCGCGCCGCCGGCACCAGCCGGCGAACGCCCTGAAGCGGGGGAGGCGTGA